A region of the Thioploca ingrica genome:
TCGTTGAATGTCGCTGCTGCGGTTCAGATTATCGCTTATGAATTGAGAATGAAAAGTGAAGAATTGCAAGTAACCCCCGAGGGGAATTTAAAGAAAAACTCGCTGGTTATTCCGGCTTCAGCGGCAGCCATGACACAATTTTATCAACATCTAGAACAAACCTTAATTGATATCGGTTTTTTAGATCCACTCAAACCCAGACGATTAATGCGACGGTTACATCGCCTCTTTAATAGAACACAACTGATTGATTCAGAAGTTAATATTTTAAGAGGTATTTTGACTGCCGCTCAAGAACAATGCCGACGCCATAAACCATAAAGATTAAATGATTAATAAGCGCTCACCCTGATCCCGAATATGCTAATTCTCAAATAGGTGTACTATGACAATTATTCATTTTTATATTAAAAAAATAAATCGTCTTTGCCTATGGAGCCTTTGCCTGTTATTTATTCCTATTTCATTTGGATATGCCAGTGATGATTGGCTGCAACAACGTTGGCATTTTAAAGAAGCTCATCAAGCCATTCTAACCAAAAATTTTGATACTTTTAAACAATTATTAACCAAATTAACAGATTACCCAATTACACCTTATTTACAATACCTTTATTTAAAAAATACCTTTAATCCAGAAAATAAGCAAACTATCGCTGATTTTCTAAACCAATACCAAACTAGTCTCATTAGTTCATTATTAAGAACAGAATGGCTAACTTATCTTGCTCAACAGCATGATTGGGAAACTTTTCTAACCGCCTATCAACCGCAAAAAAGTACTGTTTTACAATGCTATCTTTGGCAAGCACGTATTAATACTAAACAACTGAATGGGGTAGTAGACGCGGTTAAAAAATTATGGTTAGTCGGTCAATCACAGCCACAAGCTTGTGATCCGCTATTTAACTACCTTGTTGACGAAGGTTCCCTCACCGATGAGTTACGTTGGCAACGCATTCACCTCGCTATGGCTAAAGGTAATAATGGGTTAGTTAATTATTTGGCTAAGACTTTAACCTCGGATACCTATAAAAAATGGGTCAGTCGCTGGCAAGCGATGCATAACGATCCCGCTACCACGATTAAAAATTTTGACTATTCTGATTCACCCTTGGCACAAGAAATTTTGCTCTACGGATTGAAAAAGCTAGCGAATCAAGAACTCGATAAAGCTTACCAGACGTGGAGTGAATTGCAGAAGAAATATGCTTTCAAATCATCAGCAAAAGCTGAATTTTCTCGTTACTTGGCTTTGAGCGGTGCTCAACAAAACCATCCGCAGGCTGGAGTTTGGTTAGCCGCCATTGATAAACATTTTGCTGATAAAACCCTTAATCAAGCGCGGTTACAAATAGCGCTAGTTCATCAAGATTGGTCGGCGGTGCTAAAACTAACCCAAGCTTTACCCAAGTCAGAACCAAGCGAATATCAGTGGCAATATTGGCAAGCACGTGCCCTAGAACAAAATGGCGAAACTGAGTCAGCGGAGAAATTATTTCAGGACTTATCCCAACATCGTCACTATTATGGTTTTTTAGCAGCAGAACGACTTGGTAAACCTTATAACCTCCAGTCGCAATCGTTAGCCGTTGAGCAGCCACTTCAAGATCGGTTGCTGGCGCAAAAAAGCGGTTTGCTACGTGCCCGGGAATTGTATTTTGTGGGTTTAGCTGCTTATGCTCGAGAAGAATGGCAAGCGGTGTTATCCACTTTGAATACCGAAGAATTAAAAACAGCCGCAGTGCTAGCCCACCAATGGGGATGGCATGATCGTGCTATTGCTACCATTGCTAAAGCGAATTATGACGATGATCTCAAAATACGCTTTCCTTTACCTTTTTATGATACCGTTTTGACTCATGCCCAAAATCAAAATATTGAATTTGAATGGGTTTATGGCATTATCCGCCAAGAAAGCGCCTTTCAAACGGATGCCGTTTCCAGCGCCGGTGCTCTAGGACTCATGCAATTAATGCCAGCAACGGCGCAAGAGATCGCTAACCAACAACAAATTGAATTAAAGAATGACGAAGATATTTTAGCCCCAGATATTAATATTCAACTCGGTACCCGTTACTTAAAAACTTTGCTAGATCGTTTTAATAATAATCATCTATTGGCTACGGTAGCTTATAATGCTGGTCCGACTCGGGTTAAACGCTGGCTAGAACAATATCGTTGTTTCCCCCCCGATATTTGGGTAGAGTTAATTCCCTTTAATCAAACTCGTGATTATGTTCAGCGGGTATTAAGTTACACCCCCATTTTTGAATCCCAGATGGTGAAACATCAAAAAGTCAAACCGATGTTGCTTGAACCCATTCAAGGGGACGGTTGTTAGCAAGTGGTTGAAATCTAAAAATCCCCCTCAATCCCCCTTGGTCAAAGGGGGAAGTAACCAGTCTTAACTTAATGGCAGTGTTACAACCGGTGCATAACTAAACTTTCATTAGGTAGCGTCGTTTGTGCTAATTCGACTAAATGGGGATGGTGAGTCAAAAACAAAATTTGAGTTTTTTGGCATAATTTACCGAATACTGACAGCGTTGCTCGCGAGCGTTCATCGTCAAAATTGATCAAAATATCATCTAAAATCAAAGGTAAAGGTGAATTTTTTTCTAAATACCGTTCAATACTGGCTAACCGCAGTGCCAAATAGAGTTGATCTCGAGTGCCATCACTCATGCCGGTGGTTTGAATAACAGCGTTATCAAAGGTTCGTAATCCCACTAAAATCGGTTGATCGTTATTACTGTTATAGTCGGTTTTAAGACCATAAAAGCTATTTAAAGTCAATTGTTGAAATAACTCACTCGCTCGGGTTAATAACGGACCTTGATGTTGTTCACGGTAACGTTCAATGGATTTGCGTAACACCGAAGCGGCTAAATGAATTTGCATGTAACGTTCACTTAATTCTTGCATTTCCGCTAAAGCCAGTTGGGCTTCATCAGCGGCTTGAGCGGCGGCGGCATTTCCATCCATTTGTTTCAATAAAGTCCGCAATTCTCCAATGTATTGGTCAATTTCGGAGCGTTCTTGTTCTAATTGTTGAGTTTGTTCAGTGCAGTGGTGTAATTGTCCCGGGAGTTGATCAATGTCGACGGTGGCAACGGCATTGGCTAAGTCGGTTAAAGATAAGCCTTCACCTTGTTCTAATAATTGTTGTTCTAGTTCAATAAGTTCGCGTTGTACGGTTTTCTTATGAGTCGAGGCTTGTTCAGCCGATTCCAACGCTGCTAGATCATGACAGTGGGCTTGTTCTAATAAAGCTTGTAAATGTGCTTGCGCCACTTGAACTTGTTGGGTCGCATTGGTAAGCCGTTGTTGTTCTGCTTGTAAGCGATGTTGCAGTTGTTCATAACGCGTAGCCTCTTTTTCAGTTTGGCTCAAGCGATTAGACAGTTCGGGTACCACTTGTTCTGCTGGTTCATTGACCAATTCCGGGGCCACTTTTTGTGCTAATGTAGCCACATCTTGTCGAAACAATTCAGCATCTCGACACATTAAATCTACCCGTCGCCGGAGACCATTCATCTTATCGAGTTTATTAACGACTTGGTCCAAATCATTAAGTCCATTACGAGCTGTTTCTGGTGAAGTATCCGCCGGTAAGTGTAAAGGCATTAACGCTTGTGCCCATTCAGTTTGCCACTGTTTTAACGTGCTGTTAATTTGTTGGCGTGCGGTTTCGATACGGTGTTTTTCTTTAATTAAATTATTGAGTTCTAATTGTAAATTTTCATTCTGCCGCTGAATTTGAGTCACCTCATTGACACAAGCTTCTCCCTGGGCAATTAAGTCGGGTAAGTGAGTTAATAATTCTCCTTGGAGAAAGGGTTGTAAGGGTAACAGGGCTTGCGTTAATTCTCGGCAGAGTTCAGCGATGAGTTGACGTCGATCCTGGAGTTGCTGGCGCCGCTCACGTAATAGACTCGCCTGTTGCCGTAACCCGAAACATTCACTTAACCAACTGCGCATTTCTGGTGCTGACCACGGTTTTATTCCCAGCGGCTTCCAACATTCTTCCCATTCGGTTTGTAAATTAGCCAGTAATTCGTTGGTTGTATGCCACTTTTTGGTTTGTAATTCTTGCTCACGCTGCGCGTTGTGTTGTTCAGCCAGTAATACACTGTATTCCGCAACTCGATTGGCTTCTCGGCGCAATCTATCGGCTATTTCATCTGCCTGAGCAAGGGCTTCTTCAAAGGTATGGCATAACTCTGAGGTGATTTGACTTTGTTTAAGGGTTTGCCAATAAGTTTGGCGAATTTGGCGCGCTTGTAACAGCGCTTCTTCAGTGGGAATTTCTCCTGCCCACCGTAACGCATTAATTTTTTTAGTAGCTAATTCATTTTGCCGCCGGGCTTCCAGTAACCGCTCCTTAATCCGTTGTTGGTCATTATCAATTTCTTTAAAGCGCCGATCAAAACTATCAATCCGATCCATTTTCGGTAAAGCAATCCGTTCTAAGGCTTCTAACTGACCGCTCCATAAACCTAATTGTCTTAAATTAATTTCA
Encoded here:
- a CDS encoding lytic murein transglycosylase — its product is MTIIHFYIKKINRLCLWSLCLLFIPISFGYASDDWLQQRWHFKEAHQAILTKNFDTFKQLLTKLTDYPITPYLQYLYLKNTFNPENKQTIADFLNQYQTSLISSLLRTEWLTYLAQQHDWETFLTAYQPQKSTVLQCYLWQARINTKQLNGVVDAVKKLWLVGQSQPQACDPLFNYLVDEGSLTDELRWQRIHLAMAKGNNGLVNYLAKTLTSDTYKKWVSRWQAMHNDPATTIKNFDYSDSPLAQEILLYGLKKLANQELDKAYQTWSELQKKYAFKSSAKAEFSRYLALSGAQQNHPQAGVWLAAIDKHFADKTLNQARLQIALVHQDWSAVLKLTQALPKSEPSEYQWQYWQARALEQNGETESAEKLFQDLSQHRHYYGFLAAERLGKPYNLQSQSLAVEQPLQDRLLAQKSGLLRARELYFVGLAAYAREEWQAVLSTLNTEELKTAAVLAHQWGWHDRAIATIAKANYDDDLKIRFPLPFYDTVLTHAQNQNIEFEWVYGIIRQESAFQTDAVSSAGALGLMQLMPATAQEIANQQQIELKNDEDILAPDINIQLGTRYLKTLLDRFNNNHLLATVAYNAGPTRVKRWLEQYRCFPPDIWVELIPFNQTRDYVQRVLSYTPIFESQMVKHQKVKPMLLEPIQGDGC